TTATGTAAACCTCCAGATTTTCACCCGTGTGTGACACAAAATCTGCTGAATCAATTATATTTAATTGTTGGTCGTATTTGCACAAAGAATACGCTCTATTTTTCTCAAAGAACTCCCTGAATTTTGAAAGAGAATACTGTGATGGATTAAATGAGTTTTCATCGTACAGGTCTAATATTTTTTTATACCCTGTCATAAACAGTCCGCCAACAACAAAGGAGTCCTCTTCTTTTAGATATACAAGTTTTTTTCTGTCGCTAGACATGTGATGGTCAACCGATCTCATCACTTTACCACTCAATAAATCAAAGATACCAAATTTAACTATACCAATCGACGGGTTAAAGTATATACTTGCTATATTGCCCTTTATGAAACCAAAAGATATTGGATCCATGCTATATCTTTTCCTTTGATCCAGTTTCATTGTTTGAATAATTTCTCCAGATTCTATGTCATAATAGATTATCTTCTGCTTTACGGAAATAGTTCCAATTCCCTTTTCAATAAGATTGCTCGAAGCGACTCCGTATGGCCATAGACCTTCACTTTGGCTTATAGATAATAGCTTGTTTAAATGAATTACTGGTTTCACTTCTGAAAGGAGTGAACCATTAAAAACTGTTGCAGCTACAACTATAATAAACAATTTTGTCATTGTTGTTCCTTAAAAAGGGGGCTCTTTATGAGCCCCCTTTTTTTCTAGTTAAAATGGAAGCGGGATATCAAATGCACCTGTAAACTCAATGTGGAGACACTTCCAATGCAAGTTATCAAAGCACTTACCACCAACAAAGCTTCCAATAAAGCTTCGCTCTACTTCATCATTATCCGGTAACTCGGCTGTATCACCTGCCGTTACCATTCCTACCATCAAAAGCGCCACCAGCCCACTTAAAAGGATACGTCTTAATTGAAACATAATGTTCCCTTTCTTTTTGGGTTAGTTTTATCTAAAAGATAAAACTACTACCCTGTTCGCGTTTGATTTATAACTTCCTGTTATTTCCGGAAGCCCTGTGAACCGAAAGACAAATCTGTCATGTTAAAACTATGACATCTCAACAAACTAAATGTTGTAGCTACTTAGATCGACATTTCTTCTTTTGGTTTGTATGAAGGGTTTTTGCTTTTCGGCAACGCTATGTTAACATTCTACAAGCCCGAATGCAAATAAAAAAACCCGCCTTGAAAAGCGGGCGTATTTTTAACATGTTTTACTTCTATCAAATAAAGGTGTAATTCAACCCCAGTGCCATTGCCTGTTTGATCTGACGCTTGGCAGATAAATCTTTATCGTAGATCACTTTCACATTCAGATTCATGTGAATGTAATCATTAACCTTCACCGTTAGAGTGTTGTCCCAATTTACATCCGTTTCATCCAAAGCTTTAAAGCTGGTGAACAATTCAAGCTTTGAGGTGTATCTCGAGGTTTCCGATACCTCCACAGATATGTCAGTAACCGATTCAGCTCCAACTTCATTTCGCAAGGTCTCTACTGCAACTGTCGTGACATCGTCTGCGTATGGAAAAGCATAATCCGTGGTTACGGTCTGCTTTAACGCCAGCCCCATACGGGTTTTGATTCCCTCTCTTACATCATAGCCAACACCAAAGCTCTCCCTGAAATATCCTGGATCCAGAAAAGCTGAGATCTGGGTTGAAGGTTCTGCCGAATAGTCAAACCCGGCTGCAAACTGCGATTCACCTGTAATCGCTGCAAAAGGATTAACAACGGTTCCTAATTTGTATGTCAAAACACTCTCTAGCTTAATTTCATCTACTGATTTTCGCATGTTTGCTTCACCCGTTTTGGTCGCGCCATAGGCAAACTTGCCAGAATTCGACCAATTGGTTTTTTCAAGATCCTGTACGAATTTAAAATTCAAATTGATCTGCCAGGCAAAAGCACTTTCACCACCAGCAACCCAGTTGTCAAACCCGGTTTGGGTCATGTTAACACCACCAATAACAGCTTTTTCCCAAACACCTCTCGATATCTCTTCACCGTTGAGCAGTCCCCACATCCCAAAAATAATCAGTATACTTATTTTTCCTGTTTTCATTTTCTTCTTTCCTCCATTTATTGCCCTGAATTAACTGCGGATTCCTGCTAATTCAAGACAAAATTCCTCCCCGTTTTGCTTCCAAAATCAACCGTTTTGTTCTCTTTAAGGGTTTGCTTTATTCCTGGCAATAAACGAAATTTGTGGCCTAATTTTGAAAAAGGAAATCTATGCTAAAACCCGCAGATATCATTCGAATATTGATTGACTTTGACCAACAGATCTCCAGGCCAGACTACGAGAAAGTTATCCGCAATGCTCTTTTATTTTTTTACTCTACGTTCAAATTCGATAG
This sequence is a window from Candidatus Neomarinimicrobiota bacterium. Protein-coding genes within it:
- a CDS encoding DUF3078 domain-containing protein is translated as MKTGKISILIIFGMWGLLNGEEISRGVWEKAVIGGVNMTQTGFDNWVAGGESAFAWQINLNFKFVQDLEKTNWSNSGKFAYGATKTGEANMRKSVDEIKLESVLTYKLGTVVNPFAAITGESQFAAGFDYSAEPSTQISAFLDPGYFRESFGVGYDVREGIKTRMGLALKQTVTTDYAFPYADDVTTVAVETLRNEVGAESVTDISVEVSETSRYTSKLELFTSFKALDETDVNWDNTLTVKVNDYIHMNLNVKVIYDKDLSAKRQIKQAMALGLNYTFI